Sequence from the Paeniglutamicibacter cryotolerans genome:
TGGTCGCAGAGGTCGAATATCTCCCGCAGCCGGTGCGAGACGTAGAGGATGGCCACGCCCCTGCCCTGAAGCCGGCGGATGATCCCGTAGAGCAGCTGAACCTCGTGTCCTGCAAGTGCGGCTGTCGGCTCATCCATGGAAATGACCTTCGCATCGCGCGAGAGCGCCTTGACGATCTCCACTATCTGCTGCTCGGCGACCGAGAGCCGCACCACGCGTGTGGTCGGGTCTATGAAGTCAATGCCAAGGTCTGCAAGCAGTTCGGCCGTGCGCCGGACCATGGCCCTCTGGTCGACGAACCCGCCTCGGCGCGGTTCGCGGCCGATGAACACGTTCTGCGCCACAGTGCGTTCGGGAAGCAGGTTGAACTCCTGGAAAACAGTCGCCAGGCCCGCATCCATGGCCTGAACCGGGTGGCTGAAGTTCACGGCCGTCCCGCCGAGCTCCACCGTGCCGCCGTCGCGCTGGTAGACCCCGGCGAGGATCTTCATGAGCGTCGACTTGCCGGCCCCATTTTCGCCGACCAGCCCGTGGACCTGGCCGGGGAAGAGTTCAAGGGAAACGTCGTTGAGCACTGTGACGCCGAAAAACGCCTTGGTCAGGCCCGTGGCACGCAGAACGGGTGCGCCGGTTGCCGCGGTCATGGTGCCACCTCGACCCAGTGCCCGGTGGCCGCTGATTGGAGTACCGCCGCCGTCACGCGCACGGCGCGCAACCCGTCGGCGAATCTTGGCAGCCCCTCGGGGTCTGCACCGTCGATGGCAGCGTAGCTGTCGGAAATGAAGGCGTTGAACGCGTCCTGGTATCCCATCGGGTGTCCGGCGGGCAGCAGCGAGAGCCGGGCCGCGTCGGCCGAGAGCTGCGCCGGGTCCCGTTGCAGCACGCGGTTCCCCTTCCTGCGTCCCAACCACAGCGCATCGGGGGTTTCCTGCTCGAAGCGCACCGATTCTTCGGTGCCCGAGACCTCGAAGACGAGCGCGTTCTTGTGTCCCGGGGCAACCTGGGAGATCAGCAGCGTGCCCAGCATGCCGGCGTCGAATTCCACCAAGAGCGCTACCAGGTCCTCGGTGGCTATGTTGCTGTGGATGGACCGATCGGCGTGGACGGTTCGCTTGGTCGCATTGAGCCGGATGATGCGCTGACCGCTGACGAATTCGAGCAGGTCACACAGGTGGGAGCCAATGTCGGCGAAGGCCCGGGAGGGTCCGCCGTGCTGCTCATCGACGCGCCAATTGTCATCGCCGACCGCCAGCAGCCAGTCTTGCAGATAGCTGGCCTGGACGGTCAGCAGGCGGCCCGTGTGACCGGCGGCAATCCTGGCCCGCGCCTCGCGAACCATGGGATGGAAGCGGTAGACAAAGGGAACGGTGCCGCACAGTCCGCCGGTGTCGGCCAGGGCAAGCAGTTCACGCGCGTCGCCGACACCGGTGGTCAGGGGTTTTTCGCAGACCACGTGCTTACCGGCCCGCAGTGCCGCGGCAGCAAGCCCATGGTGAGTGGCGTTGGGGGTGCAGATGTGGACGACATCGACCGAATCGTCCGTCAACAGCGCTTCGAACGTGTCGTAGGTGGAGGCCAGGCCGAGCCGTGCAGCCGAAGCACGGCTGCGCTCCGGGGTGGAGGAGGTTCCTGCCGCGAGCCTGGCACCGGCGCTGCGGATCGCACGGGAATGGACTGTTGCCATGAACCCCGATCCGACCACAGCCGCCTGTAATATCCGCGGTGGTGCCTTGGTTGCCTCATCCATGCCCCCATGGTGACATGGGTCACAACACTTCTGTCAATAGACATACAAAAGTTATTTGCCTGAAATCATCTTCAGAAGTTTTGTTGGTCGAAGTCGAGGGGGTTGTGATTGACTGGCGCCATGAACGAGCACTCCCGCGGATCGGCGCTGGGCCCGACGGGCGCCGGCGAGCTGTTCCAGCTACTGCGCGACGGGCATCCGCGCACGCGCGCCCAGCTGGCACTCGAAACTGGGCTGGCCCGTTCCACCATCACCACCCGGGTCGACGAACTCATGGGCCTGGGCCTGGTCCTGCCCGTGGCAGAGGCGGCATCCACCGGCGGACGACCGCCCTCCCAATTCGCACTGAACCCGCGGGCCCGTGTGGTCCTGGCCGCCGATCTGGGCGCTTCCCATGCGACCCTGGCCATCACCGACCTGACCGGAATCGTGCTCGCCGAACATAGCCAGCGCATCGACATCGCCGCAGGTCCCGTCGCTGTCCTGACCTGGCTGGCTGAAACCACCATGAGCCTGCTCAAACGCCTGGGGCTGGGCGAATGCGACTTGGTGGCCATCGGCATCGGAGTGCCGGGACCGGTGCATTTCGAAAGCGGGCAACCGGCCAACCCGCCGATCATGCCCGGTTGGAACGGATTCGACATCCCGGGGTGGCTGGGTAGGATCCTGCCCGTCCCGGTTCTGGTCGACAACGACGTGAACATCATGGCTCTGGGCGAACGCGCCACCAATTTCCCCACCGTCGAACACTTCATGTTCGTCAAGGTAGCCACGGGCATCGGCGCCGGGCTGGTTTCCGGCGGACGACTCCAGCGCGGGGCCCAGGGCATTGCCGGCGATATCGGGCATGTGAGGGTGGGGCGGGGCGGGGACATCCAGTGCCAATGCGGCAATAGCGGATGCCTTGAGGCACTGGCCTCAGGCCCAGCAATCGCCAGCTCCCTGCGGGCGCAGGGATTGGAGGCAGCGGGAACAACCGAGGTAATCGATCTCGTCAAAGCCGGAAACACCATGGCCATCCAGGCCGTACGCCAGGCAGGCCGGGACTTGGGAGAGGTCCTCAGCACCTGCGTGTCCCTGATGAATCCCTCGGTGATTGCCATCGGAGGATCCATGGCGCGGGCCGGGGAACACCTGATCGCCGGGGTCCGGGAGGTGGTGTATTCGCGCTCCACTCCGCTGGCCACGGAACACCTGCGCATCATGCCCTCCGCCTCTGCCGCGCATGCAGGCGTCCTAGGCGCCAGCGCATTGGCCGTCCACCATGCGCTCTCCCCCAGCGGAATCGCAGCCCTGTCCAGCCAATGAACCGCCGGTGACGGAGCAGACACCGTCCCGGTTAGCCGTTCGCGGCCCGGCGGGGAAGAATGGTCGGGTGACCCTTGTCCCGGAATCCCCGCCCGAAGCATCCTGCATGAACCGCGTCGTCGCCGATTCCAGCGACCGCATCGCCTGGCTTCGCGCACGTTCCCAGGGCATTACCGCCACCGACGTGTCCAAGCTTTCCACCATGCGCAGCATCGAAACGGCGGCACACTCCAAGCTGAACGGCTCCGGCTTCTCCGGCAACTCCTGGACCGACCACGGTCGCGCCCGGGAACCCGTGATCGCCGAGTGGGTTCAAAGAAACTACGGCATTCTCCCCAGCACCCAGCTATTCCATGCCGCCCAGGAGCGCATCCATCTGGCCACTCCCGACGGCATCGCCGTCCGGGCCGACGGCACGGTGGAACTGGCGGAAATCAAGACGACGAACAAGGCCTGGAAGAGCATTCCGTTGCACTATCTGCGCCAGGTCTGGTGGCAGCAATATGTGCTGGGCGCCGAGCGGACGCTGGTGGTCTGGGAGCAGCACGAAAACTTCATTCCGGTGAACGAGGAGCCAGAATTCCGTTGGGTCGATCGAGACGACCAGCAGATCAACCAGCTCATCGGCCGCGCAGACGTGCTGCTGCAGCTGTTGCGGCACAAGACGGCGCTGGCCCGGGTGCGCGAGGACCGCAGGCCGGCCGCACTCTATCTCCCCGAATAAACCGCATCAACTGCTACCGGGTAACGGGGGAGCTGTCGAGCGGTAGGAATGGCCGGTTGGTGTCGTGATTTCCAGAGTATGCCGGCGGCCGGGAACAGGCCGCTCGCTCCAACCGGGTGCCTCTTTGGTTAAGTTGCAGGCCTGGCAACGTCCGCTACCATTAGCGGCACTGGTCGGACCGCCGTTTGCCCATTGCTGGATATGGTCTATCCGTCGCATCGGGGCGTTGCATCCGGGGGTCCTGCATACCTGATCGCGGATCTGGATCAGCTGGCGCAGCGACGGTGGAAAAATACGTTTGTGCGAGTCCATGGCCACGAGCTCCCCGGTTCGCGGAGCGGTGAAGATCCGCCGGACCCAGCATTTCACCGTGGATTCCCCCTTCGGTCCGGTCACGATCCAGCGCGCCCATGCGGCGGGCATGGCCCCGTATCCCTGCAGCTGCACCGGTTCGGATTCGGACTGAAACAGCGTCCGGTCCGTCATGACCAGGTTGATGGTCACCGGCACCCCGTGATCGGATTTGGCCCCGGTGAGCCGTTCGAAGAACTCGTCGACGCGGATTAGTTCGCGGGTTCGACCGTCTCCCGCGGCAACCTTGGTGGCGACCGCGCTCTCGAGTGTTTCGGCGATGATCAGGCCCATCTCCACCGGAACCATCCCGGTCACCCGCATCATGGCATCGGGTTCAGGAATGAAGGAGATGCGTCTCTTCCTGGCGGCAGCCGCGGCCTTGGCCACCGCATTGCGAGGATCAACTTCCTGGGCCTTGACCCGGTTAGCCAGCTGTTTCACCCCCTCGCCGGTGAAGTCCCCGGGGTGCTCCTGAACCGCTGCATCCACCTTTGGGCGCAGCGCCGACGACAGGCCTTGGGCTTCCGCGGCGATGACCAGCGCCCGCGTCTCGCTGATGGCACCGCGCGTGAGCGCCCGCATCGTCAACGGCATGTCCTGGACAAGGATCTTGGAGAGCGCAAGGAGCCGTCGACCGGCGTCGGGAGCCTCCTGCCTGGCCAGTCCGACTTGGGTCCCCACTCCCCGGCCCTGGGTGTCGATCCCGGTTCCCGCTGCAGCTTGGCGCTCCCGGGTCCGGGCATCGAGTGCTACGGTGGCCAGGACTTGGACCGCGGCAAGGGCCGATTTGTCCCGCTCAATGGTGTCCAGCAGGTCTATCAGCCCGGCCTCGCCGAGGTCGACATCGATGCCTGACGCCCGGACCGCGAACGCATCGAGCAGGGCCAAGTCATCGGGCGAGGAAATCATCGCATCGATGTCCAGCGGGGTCTCGCGCGATGAGCAGGCCCCCGCCAGCGGGACGCCAGCGGGGAGGGTGGTTCCGGAAGGGTTTTCCGAGACCCGTTCTAGATTTATTTCACCTTCTGAAATTTCATCGAACATACATCCATTTTTTCGCCCGAACCGTTTGGAAAAACAGCCCAATCATCCTATCGCGATGGATAAAAATACTAGTCAGATAATGCTTTGGTTATCCACACGGCTGCGTGCAGGGGGTGCGCCACAGCCCCGTCGATGCATCCCACACCGGCCGCCGGAGCGTCGAGTTCCGGGGAGATCAGATCCCCGGGCGGCGCATGGCCACCGGCACCGGAAGCGCCTCGGGGTACTTTTCCTGAAGCTCGGCGATCAGCTTCTCGCGCACGTAACTCTTGAGCGCGATCAGATCGGCCGCGTTCCGGGCACTGACGAAGACGCTCACGTTCAGTGTGCCTCCCACGGCATCCGCAACGGTCAACGACCCGTTGCGGCCGTCCCACAGGTCAGTGGCATCGAGCAGCTGCTTCAGCCGGGTGCGCAGGTGCTCGATGGGTGCGTTCCAGTTCAGATCCAGCATGACGCTGCCACTGATTTCCGAGCTCCTGCGCGACCAGTTCTCGAAGGGCGTCGTGGTGAAGTAGGTCGAGGGCAGGATCATCCGGCGCCCATCGGGCATCAACACCACGACATAGGTGAGGGTGATCTCCTCGATCACCCCGCGCTGCATCTCCACCATGACGGTATCCTCGACGCGGATCGCGTCGGTGAAGGCGATCTGCAGCCCGGCAAAGACATTGCTCAGCGAGCTCTGCACAGCAAGGCCCGCCACGACGGAGATCAATCCGGCCGAGGCCAGTAGACCGGCGCCCAGGGCTCGCACCTCGGGGATGGTCAGCAGTGCCCCAGCGACGGCCAGCACGAGGATCAACGCAGTGGCCACCCGGCGCAACAGACCGATCTGGGTACGCAGCTTCGCCACCCGGCGCGGGTTTTCCAGGTCGGTGCGGTACCTGGCCATCAGGACGTCTTCGAGTAATCCCAACAGCACTATGAGCAGCGCGGCGATGGAACCGATCAGCCCGAGGACCAGCAGGAAGGCGATGGTTTTCGTCCAGGCATCGGCGTAGCCGGAGGCCTTCACCACGGCGAGCGTGACGCCGAAGGCCATCACCAGGAAGAACGGCAACCGCGACTTTGCCACATCGCGGCGCAGCAGCGGCCGATGGCGCAGAACGTAGTTCACGATCAGGAACAGCGCGATGGTGACCACCAGGACGGCCGCCAGGCCGATGCCCACGGCAAGCCAGGGCTTCACGAGGTCGGGGACGGCGTCGCCGCCGGCGTTCTGCACTGCCTCGTCGAGGGTGTCACTGACTAAGGGGGATAAATCCTGCATCGAACCAGCGTGACACATCCAACCGGATCATTTATGACTTGTCGGGCTCGCCACACAAATCCCGGACCCGGATTCGGTGCTGTTTCCCACTGGTGCGCAGGCAAGATGCGGGAACATGCTTGATGCGTCACACCCGCTTTCCTCGCACTGGAGCATTGAAATGAACAAGGCATTACGCGCGGGCATCATGAGCGCGCTATTGGTGGCAGGTTTGGGCATCGCACCCGCCGTACCCGCCGTTTCGGCACCCGTTCCCAGCGCGCCGGCAAGCGCGCCATATTGCGGCATCACCTGGGGCTCGGGGGCCGACCACGTCACCGGGACCTCCTCGGCACGGATCAGCAACGTCCGCGCGGGGGAGCACACCTGCTACGACAGGCTCGTGATCGACCTCAAGGGCAAGATCAAGGGCTACGACGTCCGCTACGTCAAGGCCGTCTACACCGAGGGCCAGGGCAGGAAGGTCCCGCTGGCGGGGACCGCCGACCTGCGCATCATCGTCAATGCGGTGGCCTACGACTCGGCCGGCCACCGGACCTACAACCCGAAGAACAATGCGAAGGCCGTCAACGTCACCGGCATGCGCACGTTCAAGCAGGTCGCCTTCCTGGGTAGCTTCGAGGGACAGAGTTCCTTCGGGCTGGGCGTCCGGGCCAGGTTGCCGTTCCGCAGCTTCGTGCTCGCCGGGCCGGGGGCGGGAAGCCGCCTGGTCATCGACGTCGCCCACCGCTGGTAGGCCGGGGACGCACTTGAGGTCCAAGGGCAAGTTCCCAGCCGGACGCAACAACAGCGTCATCGAGCAACGGCCCCCCTGCACTACGCACGCGAATGTGTCACGATTCTTCTATGAGCCGCGCCTATAAACATGTCGATGTTTTCACTTCCATCCCGTATCTGGGCAACGCGCTGGCTGTAGTGCTCGATGGCGAGGGCTTGGATGCCGCAACCATGGCCGGCATCGCGAACTGGACCAATCTGGCCGAGACGGCCTTCCTGTTCCCTCCCACCGACCCGGGCGCCGACTACAAGGTACGGATCTTCACCACCACCACGGAGCTGCCCTTTGCCGGGCACCCCACGCTCGGCGCGGCCCACGCTTGGCTTGAGGCCGGCGGCCGCCCCCGCAACGAGGGCCGGATCGTGCAGGAATGCGGCGCCGGCCTGATCGAGCTACGGGTCCAGGACTCCCCCGTCGACGGCACCTCGGCGCAGCTCGCCTTCAAGGCCCCGCCGCTGGTGCGCACCGGCCCGCTCGAGGACGACGTGCTGGAATGGGCCATCTCCGGGCTCGGCATCACGGCCCGGGACGTGTTGGCCCACCAGTGGCTGGCCAATGGTCCGACCTGGGCCGGGCTGGTGCTGCGCGACGCCGATCTGGTGCTGGCGCTCGAACCGGACTTCGCGACACTGGCCGGGCTGGAGGTCGGAGTGATTGGCGCCTACGACAGCCAGGGCATCGCCTCCGGAACCTACGGCCCCAAGGGCTCCGCACCGCGGGCCCCCGGGACCATCGCCGAGCTGCAGCCGCTGAACGAGGAGGATACCTTCCGTTCCACCGAGCATTTCAGGAACGTCGTGTCCGGCGCGCCAGCCGACTTCGAGGTGCGCGCCTTCATCGCGGGCGAGGGACTGCCCGAGGATCCGGCCACCGGGTCGCTGAATGCCGGGTTCGGCATCTGGCTGACGGAGGCCGGGCTGGCCCCGGACACCTACACCGTGCGGCAGGGAACCCGGCTGGGCCGCGCGGCGCGGATCGACGTGCTCCGCGACGACTCCGGCGTCTGGATCTGCGGTGACACAGTAACCTGCGTGGACGGGTTCATTTACGCCGGATGATCGGGACCCCCGCGCAGCGGGTATGTGGCGTGTGAAATTGCGCTCACATGACCATGGCGCCGGGGCCGTAGGAGTAGTCTCGATTGGTGACTCAGCCCAGCAAAACCCAACTATCCGAAGACAAAAAAGCCTGGACCGCGCTCTGGGCCCTGGTCATCGGGTTCTTCATGATCTTGGTGGACTCCACCATCGTCTCCACCGCCATGCCCGCCATCATGCGCGGGCTCGACACCGACATCAACGGCGTCATCTGGGTCAACAGCGCCTACCTGCTGGCCTTCGCCGTACCGCTGCTGATCACCGGCAGGCTCGGCGACCGCTTCGGCCCACGCAACATCTATCTGGTCGGGCTGTTCATCTTCACGCTGGCATCGCTCTGGTGCGGCCTGTCCCCCGATGTGACCACGCTGATCGTCGCCCGCGTCGTGCAGGGCCTGGGTGCGGCGCTGATGTCCCCGCAGACGATGACCTTCATTACCCGCATGTTCCCGGTCGCCCGTCGCGGTGCCGCCATGGGCGTCTGGGGCGCCGTGGCCGGCATCGCCACGCTGGTCGGCCCGATCGCCGGCGGCATCTTCGTGGACACCCTGGGCTGGGAATGGATCTTCTTCGTCAACGTCCCGGTCGGCATCATCGCGATCTGGCGCGTGCTGCGCAAGGTGCCCGAGCTCGAACGCCACTCGCACTCCTTCGACTGGGTCGGCGTCGCGCTCTCCGCAGCCGCCATGTTCCTGATCGTCTTCGGCATCCAAGAGGGGAACAACTACTCCTGGGGCCCGATCTGGGGCTGGTTTGGCATCTGGCACATGATCGGCGCCGGTGTTGCGCTGCTGATCCTCTTCGTCCTGTGGCAGGGCGCCGGCCGCGTCGAACCGCTGGTGCCGCTGGGCCTGTTCAAGGACCGCAACTTCTCCCTGGCCAACATCGCCATCGCCTTCATGGGCCTGTCCATCACCGCGATGAGCTTCCCGATGGTGCTCTACCTGCAGTCGGTGCGTGGACTCACCCCCACCCTGTCGGCCCTGATGCTTGCCCCGATGGCGGTGGTTTCCGGCGTGCTGGCACCGTTGATCGGCAAGAACATCAACCGGGTCGACGCCCGCAAATTCGCCATCCCCGGCTTCTTCCTCTTCGGGGCATCGATCACCGTCTACGGGCTGATCCTGGGCCCGGATACGCCGTTCTGGCTGCTGCTGCTGCCGCCGCTGGGCATGGGCATCGGCAGCGCGATGATCTGGCCCTCGGTCTCGATGACGGCTACCCGCGATCTGGGCCAGGCCGATGCCGGCGCCGGATCGGGCGTGTACAACACCACCAGGCAGGTCGGCTCAGTACTCGGTTCGGCGCTGATCGCACTGATGATGGAGTCCCGGATCGCCGCCGAAACCACGCTGGCGACGGCCGGAATGCAGGGCGCCGCCCCGGCCGCCGATGCAGGCGAAATGGGCGGGGCGATCCCCGTCTTCCTGCATGCGGCGGTATCCACGGCACTGGGCCAGGCGCTGCTGCTTCCGGGCATCGTGGCCATGGTCGCGGCGCTTGTCGCCTTCGCGTTCCGCAAGACCCCGGTCCGCCCGCCCGCCGGCCTGTGAGATTCTAGGTGCCATGATCTCCTCCTCCGCCGTTCCCGATGCCGCGCTGCGCCTGCTGGTCGACAACGGCTTCGACGCCACCAGCGTCGATGCCCTGGCCGAGGCCGCCGGGATCAGCCGCAGCACCTTCTTCCGCCGTTTCGGCTCGAAGGAGGAAATGGTCTTCGCCGACCAGGAGGCGATCATCCACCATCTGGAAACGGTGCTCGCCACCAGCTCCCAGCCCCCGCTGCGCGCCGTGGTGAGCGCCGCCCTGGCCGTCTTCGACCAGCACACGGCCCGGCCCGAGGCGGCCGCGCTGCGTCACCGGCTGCTGCAGGACGTGCCGGCCCTGCGGGACCGCGAGCTGGTTTCCACCCACCGCTACGAACGCGCCTTCTCCCGCTTCCTGGCCGACGAGGATGTCTCAAGCCGTTCCTCCGGCCGGGCGCTGGCCATCGGCTACGCCGCAGCCGTGGTGGCGGTGCACAACGACCACCTGCGCGGCTGGCTGAAGGACAACGCGCCGACGCACCGGATCGGCCTCGAGGCCGACCTGGAGGCGTTCGCGGGGCTCTTCGAGGCCCGGATGCTCCCCGCCGCGCCGGCGAAGCCCCCCACACCGGCCGCGGCGACGGTCGTCGTCACCGTCAACGGCGGCGGCGCCGATACCGAGGCCGTCTTGGCCCAGGTGCGGCGGGCCTTGGAGTCGCAGCAAGGCAAATGAACCGCAGTACCTTGACGTGACACTGCGTTTCATGGATGCTGGACTCACCCACGTCCATCGATCCCGGGGAGCACCCATGAGCACCGCAGAAACCGACACGGCGTGGAGCGCCGACTTCCCGACCGGCGTCATGGAACCCGAGTACGAGCTCTGGGGTGAGGTCGAGGTGGACCCGGCTGGCCTCTTCGAAGACATCGGATCAGCTGACCGCGCCTATTGGGACCGTGCGCGACGCTTCATCCTGGACGAGGTCCGCCCGGTCATCGACGGCTACTGGGACCGCGCCGAATACCCGGTGGATCTGGCGAAGCGCCTGGGCGACCTCGACCTGCTGCGCGACGGACTGGACCTGGACGGCTACCCGGCCATGAGCGTACTGGCAGCCGGGCTGGTGAACATGGAGCTCTCCCGCGGCGACGGCTCGATCGGCACCATCGGCGCCGTGCAGGCGGGGCTGGCACTGCGTTCGGTCATCGACTGCGGCTCCCCCGAACAGATAGCGCAATGGGCGCCGGAGCTGGCCACCGCCCGGGTGCTTGGGGCCTTTGCACTGACCGAACCCACCCACGGCTCGGACTCGGTCTCGCTGGAAACCAGCGCCGTCCGCGTCGAGGGCGGCTACCTGCTCAACGGCGAAAAGAAGTGGATCGGCAACGGTTCGGTCGGCGGGATCACCATCGTCTGGGCCCGCGACGGGGCGGGGGCCGTGCGCGGGTTCATTGTCCCGCAGGAAACCCCCGGCTACACCGGCACCACCATCGGCGGAAAGCTCTCGCTGCGCGCCATCTTCCAAGCCCATATCCGCCTGGAAAACGTCTTCGTCCCCGACGCGCAGGTGCTGCCCGGCGCGAACTCGTTCAAGGACACCGCGAAAGTCCTGTTCGCCACCCGGCTCGGCGTCGCCTGGTCCGCAGTCGGCCACGCCACCGCCTGTTACGAGACAGCCGTGCAGTATGCCGCCCAACGCATCCAGTTCGGCCGTCCGCTGGCCGCCAGCCAGATCGTCCAGGAACGCCTGGCCCGGATGCATTCGGAGCTGGCCACCATGCAGCTCACCGTCATGCAGGCCACCTCGCGCGAGGAGGCGGGCAAGCTGAGCCCGGTCCAGGCATCGGTGGCGAAGTACACCTGCACCCGGATCGCCCGCACCATTGCCGCCAATGCCCGCGACCTGCTCGGCGGAAACGGCATCCTGCTGCAGAACCGCGTCGCGAGGCATCTGGCCGACATCGAGGCGATCCACACTTACGAGGGCACTGAGACGGTGCAGGCGCTGATCATCGGCCGCTCGATCACCGGCATCTCCGCCTTCGCCGGTTGATTCCGCTAGCGGGCGTCGACCGAACGCAGGAACGGCAGCAGCGCATCGAGGATCTCCCGTGGCGGGAACAGCGTCCCGCCGTGCGTGCGCCCGGGCAGTTCGATGGCGCGGGCATCGGGCATCAGCTCGGCTGCGCGCATCGAATCCTCGAGCCGTGGCCGGTCGCGGGTGCCGGCCATCAGCAGCGTGGGGACGTGCAGCTGGCGCAGCAGCAGCTCGGACATCGCCGGAGCCGACTCCGTATATTCAAAGTAGGCGGCGAGGGCCAGCGGATCGTTGGACAGGAACGCCAACCGCGTCGCCGGATCCAGGCTGCCGGACTCGGCCTCCATCCCGGCAACAAATGCCTCCATGCCGCCGGTCAGCAGCGCCGCGCGGTAATCGGCGAAGAAGAGCCGGGCGAGCGCTCCGGGATCGATCCGGTAGGTTCCGCCGAGCAGGGTGAGGCTGCGCAGCCGGCCGGGAGCCGCCGCGGCAAGCTGCAGCCCCATGCGGGCGCCGAAGGAGTATCCCAGCACGTGCACCGAGTCGACCTCGGCGGCGTCGAGCACGGCGAGCACGTCGGCGAGCACCAGCTCCATCTCATAGTCCTTCGCACGGTGCGGCTTGGCGCTGCGGCCGTGTCCGCGCAGATCCATGCGGATCGTGTTGAACTCCGGTTCCAGCGCCTTGACGTAGCCCAGGCCGCGCCAGATCGAGCGCGAGAGGGCCGACCCGTGCAGCATGAGCACGCTTCGGCCCCCTGTCGCACCGTCGTCGAAGTAGATATCGTTTCCATCCAAGGGGTTCACTGCATAAGGCATGGAGTCCAGCTTATTGAACGCGGGCGCCCGGCAGTTAGTCGGCACCCAACCAAGAGGAGATCATGAACGAGGACTTGACCCCCGTGATCCTGGGCGGCGCCCGGACCCCCTTCGCCAAGTTCCGCGGGGCACTGGCCCCGCTGGATGTCATCGGGCTCGGCTCCCACGCCATCATC
This genomic interval carries:
- a CDS encoding DHA2 family efflux MFS transporter permease subunit translates to MTQPSKTQLSEDKKAWTALWALVIGFFMILVDSTIVSTAMPAIMRGLDTDINGVIWVNSAYLLAFAVPLLITGRLGDRFGPRNIYLVGLFIFTLASLWCGLSPDVTTLIVARVVQGLGAALMSPQTMTFITRMFPVARRGAAMGVWGAVAGIATLVGPIAGGIFVDTLGWEWIFFVNVPVGIIAIWRVLRKVPELERHSHSFDWVGVALSAAAMFLIVFGIQEGNNYSWGPIWGWFGIWHMIGAGVALLILFVLWQGAGRVEPLVPLGLFKDRNFSLANIAIAFMGLSITAMSFPMVLYLQSVRGLTPTLSALMLAPMAVVSGVLAPLIGKNINRVDARKFAIPGFFLFGASITVYGLILGPDTPFWLLLLPPLGMGIGSAMIWPSVSMTATRDLGQADAGAGSGVYNTTRQVGSVLGSALIALMMESRIAAETTLATAGMQGAAPAADAGEMGGAIPVFLHAAVSTALGQALLLPGIVAMVAALVAFAFRKTPVRPPAGL
- a CDS encoding TetR family transcriptional regulator yields the protein MISSSAVPDAALRLLVDNGFDATSVDALAEAAGISRSTFFRRFGSKEEMVFADQEAIIHHLETVLATSSQPPLRAVVSAALAVFDQHTARPEAAALRHRLLQDVPALRDRELVSTHRYERAFSRFLADEDVSSRSSGRALAIGYAAAVVAVHNDHLRGWLKDNAPTHRIGLEADLEAFAGLFEARMLPAAPAKPPTPAAATVVVTVNGGGADTEAVLAQVRRALESQQGK
- a CDS encoding acyl-CoA dehydrogenase family protein, encoding MSTAETDTAWSADFPTGVMEPEYELWGEVEVDPAGLFEDIGSADRAYWDRARRFILDEVRPVIDGYWDRAEYPVDLAKRLGDLDLLRDGLDLDGYPAMSVLAAGLVNMELSRGDGSIGTIGAVQAGLALRSVIDCGSPEQIAQWAPELATARVLGAFALTEPTHGSDSVSLETSAVRVEGGYLLNGEKKWIGNGSVGGITIVWARDGAGAVRGFIVPQETPGYTGTTIGGKLSLRAIFQAHIRLENVFVPDAQVLPGANSFKDTAKVLFATRLGVAWSAVGHATACYETAVQYAAQRIQFGRPLAASQIVQERLARMHSELATMQLTVMQATSREEAGKLSPVQASVAKYTCTRIARTIAANARDLLGGNGILLQNRVARHLADIEAIHTYEGTETVQALIIGRSITGISAFAG
- a CDS encoding alpha/beta fold hydrolase, translating into MPYAVNPLDGNDIYFDDGATGGRSVLMLHGSALSRSIWRGLGYVKALEPEFNTIRMDLRGHGRSAKPHRAKDYEMELVLADVLAVLDAAEVDSVHVLGYSFGARMGLQLAAAAPGRLRSLTLLGGTYRIDPGALARLFFADYRAALLTGGMEAFVAGMEAESGSLDPATRLAFLSNDPLALAAYFEYTESAPAMSELLLRQLHVPTLLMAGTRDRPRLEDSMRAAELMPDARAIELPGRTHGGTLFPPREILDALLPFLRSVDAR